The Dermacentor albipictus isolate Rhodes 1998 colony chromosome 2, USDA_Dalb.pri_finalv2, whole genome shotgun sequence genome has a segment encoding these proteins:
- the LOC139056148 gene encoding uncharacterized protein, translated as MAVSPRIGTCHGQKKKQQLTKRMDSSMRSATESEKKTSGRSKSRAKSKSKSKKKYSRRSSRRARKRSATSTGVADVEDAVPSLSVDSHRPSTSTLAEASTKSSTGRHKHPRAASERTSIAGSMGVAEDQSVIANSEIPRSALTFLPAASESMAALASPEPAVPASHQIPEEDLVSRVPLATLPPPAMMPTPPFTQRNEATKAAVAKHESVMKTGTTTGHDSFTPLSGIVPWRKDVQPDIVDVTESGPSMPQWFITALIALVACTIAFALLLSRMFLPDVRSVPCMTHECLEYGRRLASSLNTSVSPCHSFTNFVCDGWRRESALSVQDDLVWETLDRIGRLVHRIKVPSSGQNDLQRAAAAYKSCYDVAQGKRDELPAVRQALAEAGITWPRRPSKVDALRVALYASVKLGWDVFLRVFPMQVDGRDVVVVSRGGSFVQLNHQFTMQRTLVEKEDFFYALKNSFENGDAGDEATFRELTHIEKIAMGELSQVYNVMTAPVDLPPGTFSRWGSQSLSEISWRRVLAELDFNVTGDLVFRVLMLKYVKAFVELWHILGDANLYWLVSWGTVQVAALYANQDLILAFYGETKALALVRQGAFCLSRAYHFSRHALSHEYSDKALNMHTLTAAGQLALRVREAVHQLLSTWIHYDQSIPVVADWHSLDTSFGAFRSQSEVSASHGANHSFAPQYLDLGDSFVANWRKSVIVPDWSEWDEAVVSAIASLEFAALRPGEDFQVMVYSLTFLHFNLDLLPALNYGGLGLGVAQALGMLFISAYLLDASRRKHISALLDCVTAGSFLHGRNAMVALAEIITSKALISAYMSGAQQDGDRLMGLESYENRQLLFIAACYMKCEVTQKASVLGLCDSSFQFVPEFAEAFDCPPGTPLNPLRQCRL; from the exons ATGGCAGTTTCTCCTCGTATAGGCACATGTCACGGGcagaagaagaagcagcagctGACGAAGAGGATGGATTCTTCGATGCGGTCCGCGACAGAGAGCGAAAAGAAAACCTCTGGCCGCTCCAAGTCCAGGGCTAAGTCCAAGTCCAAGTCCAAGAAAAAGTACTCGCGGCGATCCTCAAGGCGGGCCCGCAAACGCAGTGCAACCTCTACCGGCGTCGCCGACGTGGAGGATGCGGTCCCGTCGCTGTCCGTGGATTCCCATCGGCCTAGCACGTCCACGCTGGCCGAGGCGTCGACGAAGTCCTCGACTGGACGGCACAAGCACCCTCGAGCCGCGAGCGAACGGACCTCGATCGCTGGGAGTATGGGTGTCGCTGAGGACCAAAGCGTCATCGCTAACTCAG agatACCCCGATCAGCGCTGACATTTCTGCCGGCAGCATCGGAGTCGATGGCGGCGCTCGCATCGCCTGAGCCAGCGGTGCCCGCTTCGCACCAGATACCCGAAGAGGACCTGGTTTCGCGGGTGCCACTGGCCACCCTGCCACCTCCGGCGATGATGCCAACGCCTCCTTTCACACAGAGGAATGAGGCAACCAAGGCTGCGGTGGCAAAGCACGAGTCCGTGATGAAGACAGGCACGACCACGGGACACGACAGTTTTACCCCTCTCAGCGGGATCGTCCCGTGGCGGAAAGACGTCCAACCAGACATCGTCgat GTCACCGAAAGTGGCCCGTCAATGCCTCAGTGGTTCATCACGGCTCTCATCGCACTCGTCGCCTGCACCATCGCGTTCGCCCTCTTGCTGAGCAGAATGTTCCTACCAGACGTGAGAAGCGTCCCGTGCATGACGCACGAGTGCCTGGAGTACGGACGCCGACTTGCCTCCTCGCTGAACACATCGGTCAGTCCCTGCCACAGCTTCACCAACTTCGTCTGCGATGGCTGGCGGCGAGAGAGCGCGCTCTCGGTGCAGGACGACCTCGTGTGGGAGACCCTGGACCGTATCGGGCGCCTGGTGCACCGTATCAAGGTCCCCAGCAGTGGCCAGAATGACTTGCAGAGGGCGGCCGCCGCCTACAAGAGCTGCTACGACGTCGCCCAGGGCAAGAGAGACGAACTCCCCGCCGTGAGGCAAGCGCTGGCCGAAGCCGGCATCACGTGGCCACGCCGTCCCAGCAAAGTCGACGCCCTTCGCGTGGCCCTGTACGCAAGCGTCAAGCTCGGCTGGGACGTCTTCCTGCGCGTATTTCCCATGCAGGTCGATGGTCGCGATGTGGTGGTCGTCAGTCGCGGCGGGTCCTTCGTGCAGCTAAACCATCAGTTCACGATGCAGAGGACATTAGTCGAGAAGGAAGACTTCTTTTACGCGCTCAAAAATAGTTTTGAAAATGGTGACGCGGGCGACGAAGCGACCTTCAGGGAGTTGACTCACATTGAGAAGATAGCCATGGGCGAGCTGTCGCAGGTGTACAATGTCATGACAGCGCCAGTAGACCTGCCGCCCGGCACCTTCAGCAGGTGGGGGTCGCAGAGTCTCTCCGAGATCAGCTGGCGCCGCGTCCTCGCAGAACTCGACTTCAATGTGACCGGCGACTTGGTCTTCCGCGTACTGATGCTAAAGTACGTGAAAGCATTCGTCGAGCTGTGGCACATTCTGGGTGACGCGAACCTGTACTGGCTAGTCTCCTGGGGCACAGTGCAGGTGGCAGCGCTGTACGCGAACCAAGACCTTATCCTAGCGTTTTACGGTGAAACGAAAGCTCTAGCCTTGGTTCGTCAAGGTGCCTTCTGTTTGAGCAGAGCCTACCATTTCTCGAGACACGCCCTCTCCCACGAATACAGCGACAAGGCTTTAAACATGCACACGCTCACCGCTGCCGGACAACTCGCTCTCCGGGTTCGCGAAGCCGTGCACCAGCTACTGTCGACGTGGATTCATTACGACCAGAGCATCCCTGTAGTAGCCGATTGGCACTCGCTGGACACGTCGTTCGGCGCGTTCCGCAGCCAAAGCGAAGTCAGCGCGAGCCATGGCGCCAACCATTCATTCGCGCCTCAATATCTGGATTTGGGTGACTCGTTTGTTGCGAACTGGCGCAAGTCAGTCATTGTGCCCGACTGGAGTGAGTGGGACGAGGCCGTCGTAAGCGCCATCGCGTCGCTCGAGTTTGCCGCGTTGCGGCCGGGAGAGGACTTTCAAGTGATGGTCTACTCCCTGACCTTCCTGCACTTCAACCTCGACCTGCTTCCCGCGCTTAACTATGGAGGCCTGGGTTTAGGAGTTGCCCAGGCGCTGGGCATGCTATTTATCTCCGCCTACCTGCTGGACGCCTCCAGGCGCAAGCACATTAGCGCCTTGTTGGACTGCGTTACGGCCGGAAGCTTCTTGCACGGCCGGAACGCCATGGTTGCCTTGGCCGAGATTATCACTAGCAAAGCACTGATTAGCGCCTACATGAGTGGTGCGCAGCAGGATGGCGATCGACTTATGGGACTGGAATCATATGAAAACAGGCAGCTCTTGTTCATCGCTGCCTGCTATATGAAATGCGAGGTCACGCAAAAGGCAAGCGTGCTCGGACTGTGTGACTCGAGCTTCCAATTCGTACCAGAGTTTGCTGAAGCTTTCGACTGTCCTCCAGGAACACCCTTGAACCCATTGAGACAGTGCAGACTGTAG